In Flavivirga abyssicola, the following are encoded in one genomic region:
- the amaB gene encoding L-piperidine-6-carboxylate dehydrogenase, with translation MSVISADFGINDALIQLDVKDLNEGSSTGSNNFSHGDIIESYSPVDGQLIGKVKATTKEDYEKVMESAASAFKTWRTMPAPQRGEIVRQFGEKLREKKEALGKLVSYEMGKSYQEGLGEVQEMIDICDFAVGLSRQLHGLTMHSERPGHRMYEQYHPLGVVGIISAFNFPVAVWAWNTALAWICGDVCVWKPSEKTPICGVACQNIAAEVFKDNNLPEGICNLINGDYKVGEFMTKDARIPLISATGSTRMGKIVAQEVAARLGKSLLELGGNNAIIVTPDADIKMTVIGAVFGAVGTAGQRCTSTRRLIIHDSIYDQVKNAVVDAYKQLRIGNPLDENNHVGPLIDTDAVRMYENALTKVVDEGGNIVVEGGVLSGEGYESGCYVKPAIAEAKPNFEIVQHETFAPILYLLKYSGGVENAIDIQNEVAQGLSSAIMTNNLREAERFLSVAGSDCGIANVNIGTSGAEIGGAFGGEKETGGGRESGSDAWKIYMRRQTNTINYTTELPLAQGIKFDL, from the coding sequence ATGAGTGTAATTTCTGCTGATTTCGGAATAAATGACGCTTTAATACAGCTAGATGTTAAAGATTTAAATGAAGGAAGCTCAACAGGCTCCAATAATTTCTCTCATGGAGATATTATTGAAAGCTATTCACCTGTTGATGGTCAATTAATTGGCAAAGTAAAAGCGACTACTAAAGAAGATTATGAGAAGGTTATGGAAAGTGCGGCAAGTGCTTTTAAAACATGGAGAACCATGCCTGCACCACAACGTGGTGAAATTGTGCGTCAATTTGGTGAAAAGCTAAGAGAAAAGAAAGAAGCTTTAGGAAAGTTAGTTTCCTATGAAATGGGGAAATCTTATCAAGAAGGCTTGGGCGAAGTTCAGGAAATGATTGACATCTGTGATTTTGCAGTTGGGTTATCGCGTCAGCTTCATGGTTTAACAATGCATTCAGAACGTCCTGGTCACAGAATGTACGAGCAGTATCATCCATTAGGTGTAGTTGGTATTATTTCAGCGTTTAATTTTCCCGTAGCAGTTTGGGCTTGGAATACAGCATTGGCTTGGATTTGTGGAGATGTTTGTGTTTGGAAACCTTCTGAAAAAACACCTATCTGCGGTGTGGCTTGCCAGAATATTGCAGCTGAGGTTTTTAAAGACAATAACTTACCAGAAGGGATTTGCAATTTAATTAATGGTGATTATAAAGTAGGAGAGTTTATGACCAAGGATGCTCGCATTCCATTAATTTCTGCAACGGGTTCTACCAGAATGGGAAAAATTGTAGCACAAGAAGTGGCTGCGCGTTTAGGTAAAAGCTTATTAGAATTAGGTGGTAACAATGCTATTATTGTAACACCAGATGCTGATATTAAGATGACGGTTATTGGTGCTGTTTTTGGTGCAGTAGGAACTGCTGGACAACGTTGTACGTCGACGCGTCGTTTAATTATTCATGACAGCATTTACGATCAGGTTAAAAACGCGGTTGTAGATGCTTATAAACAATTACGTATTGGTAATCCACTAGATGAAAACAATCATGTAGGACCGTTAATAGATACGGATGCTGTAAGAATGTATGAAAACGCCTTAACAAAAGTTGTTGACGAAGGTGGAAATATTGTTGTGGAGGGCGGTGTGCTTTCTGGTGAAGGTTACGAAAGTGGGTGCTATGTAAAACCAGCTATTGCGGAGGCAAAACCAAACTTTGAAATTGTACAACACGAAACATTTGCGCCTATTTTGTATTTACTAAAATATTCTGGAGGTGTTGAAAATGCCATTGATATTCAAAACGAAGTGGCGCAGGGGCTAAGTTCTGCGATTATGACTAACAACCTAAGAGAAGCAGAGCGTTTCTTATCTGTTGCTGGTTCAGATTGTGGTATAGCTAATGTAAACATAGGAACTTCCGGTGCCGAAATCGGTGGTGCTTTTGGAGGAGAAAAAGAAACTGGGGGTGGTCGCGAATCTGGTTCTGATGCTTGGAAGATTTATATGAGACGTCAAACCAATACTATAAATTATACAACAGAGTTGCCTTTAGCCCAGGGAATTAAATTTGATTTATAA
- a CDS encoding DUF1800 domain-containing protein, which translates to MKIKHVQHLYWRIGFGILPTELEKLSRKNKKAVVNNLLNASKTITPLKLDTSELDDLLSGSYEKTRENIKKVQTISRQKTKELNVAWIDRLAGTKELLREKMTLFWANHFVCEDNNYVYSQQFHNTLRTHALGNFKDFVKAISKEAAMTKYLNTKQNRKQKPNENFARELMELFTLGVGHYTEDDIKESARAFTGYSHNLQGNFVFRKRQHDEGSKTFFGRSGNFDGDDIINIILENKQCAKFICEKMYRYFVNDIIDENHVNSMVDVFYADYNIENVMRYMMLSNWFYDEKNIGTKIKSPIEFLIGIKYTVPVNFKNPKQLLYIQKLLGQILLNPPNVAGWKGGRNWIDSNTIVMRLKLPSLILNNAYISKAKKGTSDTVMETKKQGFKKRFGRHFKTESDWNYFDNQFRNVDINDLGNYILACDMNKTAGEYLKSLSKVSKQEHCVQLMSLPEYQMC; encoded by the coding sequence ATGAAGATTAAACATGTTCAACATTTATATTGGCGCATTGGTTTTGGAATTTTGCCAACTGAGCTCGAAAAGCTTTCTAGGAAAAATAAAAAAGCTGTAGTTAATAACCTACTTAATGCTTCAAAAACAATAACACCTTTAAAATTAGATACTTCCGAACTTGATGATTTACTAAGTGGATCTTACGAAAAAACTAGAGAAAACATCAAAAAAGTTCAAACGATAAGTCGACAAAAAACCAAGGAATTGAATGTGGCTTGGATAGATAGGCTTGCAGGTACAAAAGAATTGTTACGAGAAAAAATGACACTGTTCTGGGCCAATCATTTTGTATGCGAAGACAATAATTATGTATATAGTCAACAATTTCATAATACCTTGAGAACACATGCTTTAGGAAACTTTAAAGATTTTGTTAAAGCTATTTCCAAAGAAGCTGCGATGACTAAATACTTAAATACGAAGCAAAACCGCAAACAAAAACCCAATGAGAATTTTGCGCGCGAGCTTATGGAATTATTTACGTTGGGTGTTGGACATTATACTGAAGATGATATAAAAGAAAGTGCCAGAGCATTTACAGGTTATAGTCATAATTTACAAGGAAATTTTGTTTTTAGAAAACGCCAACATGATGAAGGTTCCAAAACCTTTTTTGGAAGATCAGGAAATTTCGATGGTGATGATATTATTAATATCATTCTGGAAAATAAACAATGTGCTAAGTTTATCTGTGAAAAAATGTATCGCTATTTTGTTAATGACATTATAGATGAAAATCATGTAAATAGTATGGTAGATGTGTTTTATGCAGATTATAATATAGAGAACGTTATGCGTTATATGATGCTTTCAAATTGGTTTTATGATGAAAAAAACATAGGAACAAAAATAAAATCACCTATCGAATTTTTAATTGGGATAAAATACACCGTTCCTGTAAACTTTAAAAACCCGAAACAGTTATTATACATTCAAAAATTATTAGGTCAAATATTACTAAACCCACCAAATGTAGCAGGTTGGAAAGGTGGTAGAAACTGGATTGATAGCAATACCATAGTTATGCGTTTAAAATTGCCATCACTTATTTTGAATAACGCCTATATTTCTAAAGCTAAAAAAGGAACATCAGATACTGTTATGGAAACCAAAAAACAGGGGTTTAAAAAGAGGTTTGGAAGACATTTTAAAACAGAAAGCGATTGGAATTATTTTGACAATCAGTTTAGAAATGTGGACATAAACGATTTAGGAAATTATATTCTTGCTTGCGACATGAACAAAACTGCAGGTGAGTATTTAAAATCATTAAGCAAAGTATCCAAACAGGAACATTGTGTACAACTAATGTCTTTACCGGAATATCAAATGTGTTAA
- a CDS encoding DUF1501 domain-containing protein, translating to MDRRKFLKRSSLASGLFFVPSFVKAFEQVTSSYLGYKRLVIIQLSGGNDGLNTVVPFRNDLYYKERPTLAISKNDIIKLNDDVGLHANLAPLKRLYDDGYLSIINNVGYPNPVRSHFRSMDIWHTGTDSDKYLQSGWLGRYLDHYGKHPHSAIEIDESLSLAMKGNTINAIATQDPKAFYNLSKDPYFKNIHNHQNDAHLSEHNLGYLYKSMIAAESSAKYIYETSKTVSTSKEYPNNSFGKQLKTMAQFINSGLDTKVFYGSLNGFDTHVNQLNAQKRLLKTYANGIGTFVQDLKDNGTFKDTLILTFSEFGRRVKQNASLGTDHGTANNVFVIGEHLKKQGFYNNMASLSDLDDNGDLKFEIDFRTIYATVLNKWLDVNDEKILNKSFKQLDFI from the coding sequence ATGGACAGAAGAAAATTTTTAAAGAGATCATCTTTGGCGAGTGGCTTATTTTTTGTTCCAAGTTTTGTAAAAGCTTTTGAACAAGTAACGAGTAGCTATTTAGGTTATAAAAGATTAGTGATTATACAATTATCTGGAGGAAACGATGGTTTAAATACGGTGGTTCCGTTTAGAAATGATTTGTATTACAAGGAACGCCCAACTTTGGCAATTTCAAAAAATGATATTATCAAGCTTAACGATGACGTTGGATTGCATGCTAATCTAGCACCTTTAAAACGCTTGTATGATGATGGTTATTTATCTATTATTAATAATGTAGGTTATCCAAACCCAGTAAGGTCGCATTTTAGATCTATGGATATTTGGCATACAGGAACAGATTCAGATAAATATCTGCAGAGTGGATGGTTGGGGCGATATTTAGATCACTACGGAAAACATCCACATAGTGCTATTGAAATTGATGAAAGCTTATCATTAGCGATGAAAGGCAACACTATAAACGCTATAGCAACACAAGACCCCAAAGCTTTTTATAACTTATCAAAAGACCCATATTTCAAGAATATCCATAACCATCAAAATGATGCACATTTAAGCGAACATAATTTAGGTTATTTATATAAGTCTATGATTGCTGCAGAATCCTCTGCCAAGTATATTTATGAAACGAGTAAAACGGTTTCGACTAGCAAAGAATATCCAAATAATTCTTTTGGGAAACAGTTAAAAACCATGGCTCAATTTATAAATTCGGGACTGGATACAAAAGTGTTTTATGGATCATTAAATGGTTTTGACACACATGTAAACCAATTAAATGCTCAAAAACGATTATTAAAAACGTATGCTAATGGCATAGGAACTTTTGTTCAAGATTTAAAAGATAACGGAACATTTAAGGATACTTTAATTTTAACCTTTTCTGAATTTGGACGTCGCGTAAAGCAAAATGCTAGTTTAGGTACAGACCATGGTACGGCAAATAATGTATTTGTTATTGGAGAGCATTTAAAGAAACAAGGCTTTTATAATAACATGGCTAGTTTAAGTGATTTGGATGACAACGGAGATTTAAAATTTGAAATAGATTTTAGAACCATTTATGCAACAGTTTTAAACAAATGGTTAGATGTAAATGATGAAAAAATCTTGAATAAATCGTTTAAACAATTAGATTTTATTTAA
- a CDS encoding ATP-binding protein: protein MINKRLLIKHLLAHNDENSFYDKKRKIDISHKEGKAKFLKHVCALSNSNPKNNSYIVIGVEDEDNNIIGVDFFDDSKIQNLINAYLSHPPIVQYENIPFPHLPEDKVVGLVTIRPTGKITSLRKNIWKYYGGSVFFRDGSMSMPKVFDIEIKDVNSKIVEAIENNAQNNIEHTLNGVFDFMNTRKDYNAQYKVFKEYFVVCWAGQKKTVKDEVFFSRVDIELINEQVRLFFSALDEVYISFDDESFKIIEYVDLGLQNSSKYYQLEETTIHFENNASYNIETTLLFKPPQFDKKTLHHIYNANNAILEKLKKGLTLTKREEADLKNLPGTYLICFLNSFQEAMNKLHEAKPYLKAHSQELYNLYKESLRILRKVKYS, encoded by the coding sequence ATGATCAACAAACGCCTACTCATAAAACACCTCTTAGCTCATAACGATGAAAACAGTTTTTATGACAAAAAGCGAAAAATAGACATTAGTCATAAAGAAGGAAAAGCCAAGTTTTTAAAACATGTTTGTGCCCTCTCCAATAGTAATCCCAAAAACAACTCTTATATTGTTATTGGTGTTGAAGATGAAGACAATAATATTATAGGTGTTGATTTTTTTGATGATAGTAAAATACAAAACCTTATCAATGCCTACTTAAGTCATCCGCCTATAGTACAATATGAAAACATTCCATTCCCACACCTTCCAGAAGACAAAGTAGTTGGTTTAGTAACTATTAGGCCCACCGGTAAAATTACATCACTTCGAAAAAATATTTGGAAATACTACGGCGGTTCTGTGTTTTTTAGAGATGGTAGTATGAGTATGCCCAAAGTATTTGACATAGAAATAAAAGATGTTAATTCTAAAATTGTTGAAGCGATTGAGAATAACGCACAAAACAATATAGAACATACACTTAATGGTGTTTTCGATTTTATGAATACCCGTAAAGACTATAATGCACAGTACAAAGTTTTTAAAGAATATTTTGTAGTCTGCTGGGCAGGTCAAAAAAAAACTGTAAAAGACGAAGTTTTCTTTTCCAGAGTAGATATTGAATTAATTAATGAGCAAGTGCGATTATTCTTTTCTGCTTTAGACGAAGTCTATATTTCATTTGATGACGAAAGCTTTAAAATTATTGAGTACGTAGATCTAGGGCTACAAAATTCTAGTAAATATTATCAATTAGAAGAAACAACTATTCACTTCGAAAACAATGCAAGTTATAATATAGAAACAACACTATTATTCAAACCTCCTCAATTTGATAAAAAAACATTACATCATATTTATAACGCTAATAATGCCATTTTAGAGAAACTCAAAAAAGGACTAACACTTACAAAAAGAGAAGAGGCAGATTTAAAAAATTTACCAGGAACTTATCTTATATGTTTCCTTAATTCGTTTCAAGAAGCTATGAACAAGCTTCATGAGGCTAAACCTTATTTAAAAGCACATAGTCAAGAACTATATAACCTTTACAAAGAATCACTACGTATTTTAAGAAAGGTTAAATACAGCTAA
- a CDS encoding four helix bundle protein — protein MAHYNSFEDLEVYKQSIIFCDEVWNIIINTSLSKDYKLREQLNGSSGSVMDNISEGFGRGGNKEFIMFLSFSRGSCCESKSQLLRCYRRKHIDKNTYQKLNSQAEELINQLSKFINYLKSSNRKGSKFD, from the coding sequence ATGGCACATTACAATTCATTTGAAGATTTGGAGGTTTATAAACAATCTATCATTTTTTGTGATGAAGTATGGAATATCATTATAAATACGAGCTTGAGTAAGGATTATAAGCTACGAGAACAACTAAATGGTTCATCTGGCTCTGTAATGGATAATATTTCTGAAGGCTTTGGCAGGGGTGGCAATAAAGAGTTTATAATGTTCCTTAGTTTTTCTAGAGGTTCTTGTTGTGAAAGCAAATCACAATTATTGAGATGTTATAGAAGAAAGCATATTGACAAGAACACATATCAGAAATTAAATTCTCAAGCAGAAGAGTTGATTAATCAGCTTTCAAAATTCATTAACTATTTAAAATCTTCAAACAGGAAAGGGTCTAAATTCGATTGA
- a CDS encoding SDR family NAD(P)-dependent oxidoreductase — MKKTALITGASSGIGEATAYEFAKHGINLILCGRRLERLNTIKKALERLTDVHLLNFDVRDKAKTLQAIESLPDAFKNIDILINNAGNAHGLDPINEGSIDDWDAMMDINVKGLLYVSKAVIPQMTARQSGHIINIGSSAGKEVYPKGNVYCASKHAVLAITEGMRIDLNPFGIKVGAINPGLVETEFSQVRFKGDKIADSVYKGFKALQAKDIAEIIYFAISRPPHVNIADLLVFPTAQASSTIVKKSN; from the coding sequence ATGAAAAAAACAGCCCTGATTACAGGAGCATCAAGTGGTATTGGTGAGGCAACTGCCTATGAATTTGCAAAACATGGTATTAATTTGATTTTATGTGGCAGGCGTTTAGAACGCCTAAACACCATCAAAAAAGCATTAGAACGATTAACTGATGTTCATTTATTAAACTTCGATGTTCGTGATAAAGCAAAAACACTTCAAGCCATCGAGTCACTTCCAGATGCTTTCAAGAACATTGATATTTTAATAAACAATGCTGGTAATGCTCATGGTTTAGATCCTATAAACGAAGGAAGTATTGACGATTGGGATGCCATGATGGATATCAATGTAAAGGGATTACTCTATGTAAGTAAAGCTGTTATTCCACAGATGACGGCTCGTCAATCTGGACATATTATTAACATAGGGTCTTCAGCAGGCAAAGAGGTTTACCCTAAAGGAAATGTGTATTGTGCTAGTAAGCATGCTGTTTTGGCTATCACAGAAGGTATGCGTATAGATTTAAACCCTTTTGGCATAAAAGTAGGTGCCATAAACCCTGGTTTGGTAGAAACTGAATTTTCTCAAGTTCGTTTTAAAGGTGATAAAATTGCCGACTCTGTTTACAAAGGTTTTAAAGCTTTACAGGCTAAGGACATTGCTGAGATTATTTACTTTGCAATTTCGCGACCTCCTCATGTAAATATTGCCGATTTATTGGTGTTTCCTACAGCGCAAGCTAGTTCCACCATAGTAAAGAAGTCTAATTAA
- a CDS encoding DUF4382 domain-containing protein, with product MRTLNKLKLSLFSLILIFVFGCNSSESNNTSLLAPTISIKLVDESGDFEEVNVEVVDVLIKMDDNSDDDNGWISLNSNKKVINLLDLTGGVHEVLVDKFPIPTGTLKQIRLVLGDNNTIVIKNDLDVGETHDLKTPSAQQSGLKLKVDALIEEGFTYDFVLDFDVDKSVIIAGKSGNINLKPVMRVTTEVSSGIIEGSVLPVDESAVASVVDTKGTSETEDDEVISAYTNYKGDFALWGVPTGTYEVVLTPVDSNSKYKVTTVSDVEVVNGEITVIEPAIQLALKVGVITGKILNENIEVTVSVIVDGTEVQANTNQEGVFLLENIPIGVYKITLTPADGSGLAKVELNNEEVKEDQINDLGDITLPEA from the coding sequence ATGAGAACTTTAAATAAACTAAAGTTATCACTCTTTTCCTTGATATTAATATTTGTTTTTGGATGTAATAGTTCGGAATCAAACAACACAAGCTTATTAGCTCCAACTATTTCCATTAAACTGGTAGATGAGTCTGGAGATTTTGAAGAAGTGAATGTTGAAGTTGTCGATGTTTTGATTAAAATGGATGACAATAGCGATGATGATAATGGATGGATATCACTTAACTCAAATAAAAAAGTTATAAACTTACTTGATCTTACAGGTGGAGTTCATGAGGTTTTAGTCGATAAGTTTCCTATTCCCACAGGAACTTTAAAACAAATAAGACTAGTATTAGGTGATAATAATACGATAGTTATTAAAAATGATTTGGATGTTGGGGAGACACATGATTTAAAAACACCAAGTGCGCAACAATCGGGTTTAAAACTAAAAGTAGATGCGTTAATAGAAGAAGGTTTTACTTATGATTTTGTTTTAGATTTTGATGTTGACAAATCGGTTATAATTGCCGGAAAATCAGGAAATATTAATCTAAAACCGGTAATGAGGGTAACAACAGAAGTGAGTTCTGGAATTATAGAAGGATCTGTACTTCCTGTTGATGAATCTGCTGTAGCATCTGTTGTAGACACTAAAGGAACATCTGAAACTGAAGATGATGAAGTTATTTCGGCATACACTAATTATAAAGGGGATTTTGCGCTCTGGGGAGTTCCTACCGGAACCTATGAGGTTGTACTAACTCCTGTAGATTCAAATTCTAAATACAAGGTAACAACTGTTTCCGATGTAGAAGTGGTTAATGGAGAAATTACAGTTATAGAACCTGCCATACAATTAGCGTTAAAAGTAGGAGTAATTACAGGTAAAATACTTAATGAAAATATTGAAGTAACTGTTTCCGTTATAGTGGATGGTACAGAGGTACAAGCGAACACAAATCAAGAAGGTGTGTTTCTTCTTGAAAATATTCCAATCGGAGTTTACAAAATCACATTAACACCTGCAGATGGATCAGGGCTTGCGAAAGTCGAGTTAAATAATGAAGAAGTAAAAGAAGATCAAATAAACGATTTAGGAGATATTACTTTACCAGAAGCGTAA
- a CDS encoding AAA family ATPase, whose amino-acid sequence MQETGTIDIKTINEKIEKESAFVDLLMLEMNKVIVGQKHMVERLLIGLLGRGHILLEGVPGLAKTLAINTLAQAVDGSFSRIQFTPDLLPADVTGTLIYNMKVNDFSIKKGPIFANFVLADEINRAPAKVQSALLEAMQEKQVTIGDETFVLDKPFLVMATQNPVEQEGTYPLPEAQVDRFMLKTVIDYPKIDEEQMIMRANLKGAWDKVNPVVPVSQILKAQEVVREVYMDEKIEKYILDIIFATRYPEKYKLADLKPLISFGASPRGSINLATAAKCYAFIKRRGYVIPEDVRAVVYDVLRHRIGITYEAEAENVTSVDIINKIVNEIEVP is encoded by the coding sequence ATGCAAGAAACAGGTACAATTGATATTAAGACAATTAACGAGAAAATTGAAAAGGAAAGTGCTTTTGTTGATTTACTGATGCTAGAAATGAATAAAGTAATTGTAGGCCAAAAACATATGGTAGAACGGTTACTTATTGGGTTGTTAGGACGAGGACATATTTTACTTGAAGGTGTTCCTGGATTAGCAAAAACATTGGCAATAAATACTCTGGCACAAGCGGTAGACGGAAGCTTTAGCAGAATACAGTTTACTCCCGATTTACTACCCGCTGATGTTACGGGAACATTGATTTATAACATGAAGGTTAATGACTTTTCTATAAAGAAAGGGCCTATATTCGCTAATTTTGTATTGGCAGATGAGATTAACAGAGCACCCGCTAAAGTGCAGTCGGCTTTACTAGAAGCGATGCAGGAAAAGCAAGTAACTATTGGCGATGAAACCTTTGTATTAGATAAGCCATTTTTAGTAATGGCAACACAAAATCCAGTAGAGCAAGAAGGAACATATCCGTTACCAGAAGCTCAGGTTGACCGTTTTATGCTAAAAACGGTTATTGATTATCCGAAAATTGACGAAGAACAAATGATTATGAGGGCTAATTTGAAAGGCGCTTGGGATAAAGTAAACCCTGTAGTTCCCGTATCTCAAATACTAAAAGCTCAAGAAGTGGTTCGCGAAGTGTACATGGATGAGAAAATTGAAAAGTATATTCTGGATATTATATTCGCAACACGATATCCGGAGAAATATAAACTTGCAGATTTAAAACCTCTTATTTCTTTTGGAGCATCACCACGTGGAAGTATCAATTTAGCAACCGCAGCTAAATGTTATGCTTTTATTAAACGTCGAGGCTATGTAATCCCAGAAGATGTTCGTGCAGTTGTTTATGATGTGTTAAGACATAGAATAGGTATTACTTATGAAGCTGAAGCCGAAAATGTAACTTCGGTAGACATCATTAACAAAATTGTAAACGAGATAGAAGTACCATAA
- a CDS encoding DUF58 domain-containing protein — protein sequence MDTKELLKKVRKIEIKTRRLSDHIFGGEYHSTFKGRGMTFSEVRQYQFGDDVRNIDWNVTARYSEPFVKVFEEERELTMMLMVDVSGSELFGTEQQFKNEVVTEIAATLAFSATQNNDKIGLILFSDNVELYIPPKKGRSHVLRIIRELIEFKPASRQTNLAEALKFMQNVMKKKAIVFVLSDFIADDYHQTMKIVSGKHDVTGIRVYDKHEESIPNLGMVQMQDEETGELMLVNTSSKKVRLNYGKFYKEKVAYYKESFTKSGAGAIDCRVDESYVKKLLGYFKRRG from the coding sequence ATGGATACTAAAGAATTACTAAAAAAAGTACGAAAAATAGAGATTAAGACACGCCGTTTGTCTGATCATATATTTGGAGGCGAATACCACTCGACCTTTAAAGGGCGAGGTATGACTTTTAGTGAAGTACGCCAATATCAATTTGGTGACGACGTTCGTAATATAGATTGGAACGTAACGGCACGCTACAGCGAACCTTTCGTAAAAGTTTTTGAAGAAGAACGAGAGCTTACCATGATGCTTATGGTAGATGTATCTGGTTCTGAATTGTTCGGAACAGAGCAGCAATTTAAAAACGAAGTCGTTACAGAAATTGCAGCGACCTTGGCTTTTTCTGCAACTCAAAACAATGATAAAATTGGACTTATCTTGTTTTCTGATAACGTCGAACTATATATTCCACCTAAAAAAGGACGATCGCACGTACTTCGTATTATCCGCGAACTTATAGAATTTAAACCAGCTAGTAGGCAAACGAATTTGGCAGAAGCATTAAAGTTTATGCAAAACGTTATGAAGAAAAAAGCCATTGTATTTGTGTTGTCTGATTTTATTGCGGATGATTATCATCAAACAATGAAAATTGTTTCTGGGAAACACGATGTTACTGGTATACGAGTTTATGATAAGCATGAAGAAAGCATACCAAACTTAGGAATGGTTCAAATGCAAGATGAAGAAACCGGAGAATTGATGTTAGTAAATACATCATCAAAAAAAGTAAGGCTAAATTATGGCAAGTTTTACAAGGAAAAAGTAGCTTACTATAAAGAGAGCTTTACAAAATCCGGAGCAGGAGCAATTGATTGTCGTGTTGACGAAAGTTATGTAAAAAAGCTACTTGGGTATTTTAAAAGAAGAGGGTAA